In Candidatus Methylomirabilota bacterium, the genomic window CCGGCTGGGCTACGGCCGGCCGCCGGTCTTCGCCGAACACGCGAAGGTCGTCCTGGTGGACGTGGACCCGGCCGAGCTCGGCAGGAACCGCCCGCTCGAGCTCGGGCTCACGGCCGACCTCGACGTGCTCCTGCGCCAGCTCGCCGACGCGACGCCCGCGGGCCACGCGGCCCGGCTCGAGCCGTGGCTCGCGACGGTGCGGGGGCGCGAGACGGAGAGCAAGAAGACGCTCGAGGGCTTCTGCGCCTCCGCCGACGTCCCGATCTCGCACTACCGGCTCGCCGCCGAGATCGCGCACGTCGTGACGCCCGAGACGATCGTCGTCGGCGATGGCGGCGACGTCGTCGGCTGCGCCTCGAAGGTGGTGCCGCTCCACCGCCCGGGGCAGTGGCTCGATCCCGGGCCGCTCGGCTGCCTCGGCATCGGCCCCCCGTTCGCGCTGACGGCGAAGCTGCTCCACCCGGAGGCGCCCGTCCTGCTCATCGCGGGGGACGGCGCCTTCGGCCTGAACGCGATGGAGATCGAGACCGCGGTCCGCTTCGGCCTGCCGCTCACGTGCGTGATCGGCAACGACGGGGGCTGGGGCCAGATCCGGAACCCGCAGCTCTCGTTCTACGGCGAGGCGCGCGCCGTCGCGACGTCCCTGCCGCGGACGCGCTTCGACCTGATGGTGGAGGCCCTCGGCGGCCGCGGCGTCCTCGTCACCGACCCGCGCGCGATCGGTCCCGCGCTCACGCGGGCGCTCGGGTCCGACGAGGTCTGGTGCGTCAACGTCGTCCTCGATCCCGAGGCCTACAAGAAGACGGGTACGGTCTCGATGGCGATCTAGCTCTGACGATCACGTTCCTCTGCCCCCACGTGAGGATCGCCGGCGGCGTCCGGGCGATCCTCACGTACGCCGACCGCCTGGCCGGGCGGGGCCACGACGTGACGCTGGTCGTGCCGGCCAAGGGCCGGCTCCGCGCCGCCTGGCTCAACGCGAGATCCGCCGGGCCCGACTGGATCCCGGGCTTCCGCCCGCGCGTCCGCTGGGTCCGGCGCTGGGAGCCGGCGCGTCTGCCCGACGGCGACATCGTCGTCGCGACGGCGTGGCAGTCCGCGGCCGCGGCCGCGGAGGCGCCCGCGCGCTGCGGCGCCG contains:
- a CDS encoding thiamine pyrophosphate-dependent enzyme codes for the protein IYDGCLTEGIRLVDFRHEQAAAHAADAYARLRKNVGVAIVAPGLGVTDAVTGVANAYAARSPVLLLGGAAPLALRGLGALQEMDQLALMRSITKGAFTVPETRQIPEVLTTAIRTALSGRPGPVFVEIPVDLLMTTLEDRLAPIPRRYVHRPRPAAEPEAVARLERLLAGAERPVVIAGSGVYWDDAAKSLAAFAERAGVPVFMSGAGRGALPTAHPNAFAQARGFALGHADLVLVLGAQLDFRLGYGRPPVFAEHAKVVLVDVDPAELGRNRPLELGLTADLDVLLRQLADATPAGHAARLEPWLATVRGRETESKKTLEGFCASADVPISHYRLAAEIAHVVTPETIVVGDGGDVVGCASKVVPLHRPGQWLDPGPLGCLGIGPPFALTAKLLHPEAPVLLIAGDGAFGLNAMEIETAVRFGLPLTCVIGNDGGWGQIRNPQLSFYGEARAVATSLPRTRFDLMVEALGGRGVLVTDPRAIGPALTRALGSDEVWCVNVVLDPEAYKKTGTVSMAI